One region of Scophthalmus maximus strain ysfricsl-2021 chromosome 15, ASM2237912v1, whole genome shotgun sequence genomic DNA includes:
- the atg14 gene encoding beclin 1-associated autophagy-related key regulator — translation MASSAGLGTERAAPSSGSHCGGRPPLRPHHPHPAHSVAGCVMVESVDDAEGLYVAVERCPLCSTSRRRLTCARCVQAGDFVYFDGRNTERYTEKLERLKQLKEQKEELQQRTIQAMDRKLQADQMKWKLMSCRMKIEQLKEAVAWGNEEVKSDKDLHMRSQEDGQRLQRRAGRHQEKRDKIERHNRRLGELMERRSRELQSRLSQLAALRQDHILELTTHIFNTQEEKQGSRDPADVVAECDPALTSSTVSELAEARRTTYLSGRWIWDDQNGETSISITGPPVTLPSNGDCSAYYSWVEEKSTNQGPELDHINPAHTISAALCYTTQLATILSHILDVNLPKKLCNSEFCGENLSRYRFTRALSKLNTNVLHLCFSQHVDTEKLHPHHTLRNIMFLVSPDNDNLGRTGPFEVSADLEESMEFVEPEALGPVEESGDEAVTDEETDLGTDWETVPSPRFCDIPSQSMDLSQSALQVSQPSANTGGMISSAAASVTSWFRAYTGQR, via the exons ATGGCGTCGTCGGCGGGACTCGGCACTGAGCGAGCAGCTCCGTCCTCCGGCTCTCACTGCGGGGGCAGGCCGCCTCTCCggccccaccacccccacccggCTCACTCCGTCGCGGGCTGCGTGATGGTGGAGTCGGTGGACGACGCGGAGGGTCTGTACGTGGCGGTGGAGCGATGCCCCCTGTGCAGCACCTCCCGCCGCAGACTCACCTGCGCCCGGTGCGTCCAGGCCGGAGACTTCGTGTACTTCGACGGGAGGAACACGGAGAG ATACACAGAGAAGCTCGAGAGACTGAAGCAGCTgaaggagcagaaggaggagctgcagcagag aaccatccagGCCATGGACAGGAAGCTGCAGGCCGATCAGATG AAGTGGAAGCTCATGTCGTGTCGGATGAAgatcgagcagctgaaggaggCAGTTGCCTGGGGCAACGAGGAGGTGAAGAGCG ATAAAGACCTGCACATGCGCTCGCAGGAGGACGGGCAGCGGCTGCAGCGGCGAGCTGGACGTCACCAGGAGAAACGGGACAAGATCGAGCGTCACAACCGTCGACTGGGGGAACTGATGGAGAGACGCAGTCGAGAGCTGCAGAGTCGACTGAGTCAACTGGCGGCGCTGAGACAAGACCACATCCTGGAGCTCACCACACACATCTTCAACActcaggaggagaagcagggcAGCAG AGACCCCGCGGACGTGGTGGCGGAGTGCGATCCGGCTCTGACCTCCAGTACAGTGAGTGAGCTGGCCGAGGCCCGGAGGACCACCTACCTGTCGGGACGCTGGATCTGGGACGACCAAAATGGCGAGACCAGCATAAGCATCACGGGACCCCCTGTCACGCTGCCCAGCAACGGAGACTGCTCCGCCTACTACAGctgggtggaggagaagagcacCAATCAGGGCCCAG aGCTGGACCACATCAACCCGGCTCACACCATCAGCGCCGCTCTGTGCTACACCACACAGCTCGCCACCATCCTGTCGCACATCCTGGACGTCAACCTACCCAAGAAGCTCTGCAACAG tgAGTTCTGTGGAGAGAACCTGAGCAGGTATCGTTTCACCAGAGCTCTGAGTAAACTGAACACCAACGTGCTTCACCTGTGTTTCTCTCAG CATGTCGACACTGAGAAGCTTCACCCTCATCACACTCTGAGAAACATCATGTTTCTGGTTTCCCCCGACAACGACAACCTGGGCAG GACCGGCCCGTTCGAGGTCAGTGCCGATCTGGAGGAGTCGATGGAGTTCGTGGAGCCGGAGGCGTTGGGTCCGGTGGAGGAGAGCGGTGACGAGGCGGtgacagacgaggagacggaccTGGGGACAGACTGGGAGACGGTGCCCAGCCCCCGGTTCTGTGACATCCCATCACAG TCCATGGATCTTTCCCAGAGTGCTTTGCAGGTGTCGCAGCCGTCTGCCAACACCGGCGGGATGATCTCGTCCGCAGCCGCTtctgtcacttcctggttcagAGCGTACACCGGCCAGCGCTGA
- the tbpl2 gene encoding TATA box-binding protein-like 2 isoform X2, whose amino-acid sequence MDESALERYFDDSIANESSFMLGEELGLQDPAPPRQDASHLSAKAGPRGEQGEELDLSFLPDELSTQDDTAAAAESQTAADTSHDSGICPDYNSQDSTAAELQQGASTSGMGTSASPFCPMTPMTPMTPVTERSGIIPQLQNIVSTVNLCCPLDLKFIALQARNAEYNPKVLTMSQCQCQSVVNVTLENMSLFIMVFQRFAAVIMRIREPRTTALIFSSGKMVCTGAKSEEQSRLAARKYARVVQKLGFPARFMDFKIQNMVASCDVFFPIRLEGLVLTHQQFSSYEPELFPGLIYRMVKPRIVLLIFVSGKVVLTGAKERAEIYEAFENIYPILRGFRKHVIT is encoded by the exons ATGGACGAGTCGGCGTTGGAGCGTTACTTCGATGACTCCATTGCAAAT GAATCCAGCTTCATGTTGGGGGAGGAGCTGGGTCTACaagaccccgcccccccccggcAAGACGCCTCTCACCTGTCAGCGAAGGCGGGGCCACGcggagagcagggggaggagctaGACCTCAGTTTTCTACCTGATGAGCTCAGCACACAGGATgacacag ctgctgcagcagagtctCAAACTGCAGCTGACACGTCTCACGACAGCGGCATCTGTCCGGACTACAACTCCCAGGAttccacagcagcagagctccagcagggggcgtccACTTCTGGAATGGGGACCAGTGCCTCCCCCTTCTGTCCTATGACCCCCATGACTCCCATGACCCCTGTGACCGAGAGATCAGGGATCATCCCACAGTTACA GAACATCGTGTCCACTGTGAACCTGTGTTGTCCTCTGGACCTAAAGTTCATCGCCCTGCAGGCCAGAAATGCAGAATACAACCCAAAGGTTCTGACGATGTCCCAATGTCAGTGTCAGTCTGTTGTAAACGTGACTTTGGAAAATATGTCGCTGTTCATTATGGTGTTTCAGCGTTTCGCGGCTGTCATCATGAGGATCCGCGAGCCTCGGACCACAGCACTGATCTTCAGCTCAGGGAAGATGGTCTGTACCGGGGCCAAGAG TGAGGAGCAGTCGCGGCTGGCAGCCAGGAAATACGCCCGGGTGGTGCAGAAACTTGGTTTCCCCGCTCGCTTCATGGACTTTAAAATCCAGAACATGGTGGCCAGCTGTGACGTCTTCTTCCCCATCCGACTGGAGGGACTGGTTCTGACCCACCAGCAGTTCAGCAG TTACGAACCAGAGCTGTTTCCAGGCCTCATCTACCGGATGGTGAAACCTCGCATCGTCCTGCTCATCTTCGTGTCGGGGAAAGTGGTTCTGACCG GAGCTAAAGAACGAGCTGAGATCTACGAGGCGTTCGAGAACATTTATCCGATCCTGAGAGGCTTCAGGAAGCA CGTCATTACATAA
- the tbpl2 gene encoding TATA box-binding protein-like 2 isoform X5 — MDESALERYFDDSIANESSFMLGEELGLQDPAPPRQDASHLSAKAGPRGEQGEELDLSFLPDELSTQDDTAAAAESQTAADTSHDSGICPDYNSQDSTAAELQQGASTSGMGTSASPFCPMTPMTPMTPVTERSGIIPQLQNIVSTVNLCCPLDLKFIALQARNAEYNPKRFAAVIMRIREPRTTALIFSSGKMVCTGAKSEEQSRLAARKYARVVQKLGFPARFMDFKIQNMVASCDVFFPIRLEGLVLTHQQFSSYEPELFPGLIYRMVKPRIVLLIFVSGKVVLTGAKERAEIYEAFENIYPILRGFRKHVIT; from the exons ATGGACGAGTCGGCGTTGGAGCGTTACTTCGATGACTCCATTGCAAAT GAATCCAGCTTCATGTTGGGGGAGGAGCTGGGTCTACaagaccccgcccccccccggcAAGACGCCTCTCACCTGTCAGCGAAGGCGGGGCCACGcggagagcagggggaggagctaGACCTCAGTTTTCTACCTGATGAGCTCAGCACACAGGATgacacag ctgctgcagcagagtctCAAACTGCAGCTGACACGTCTCACGACAGCGGCATCTGTCCGGACTACAACTCCCAGGAttccacagcagcagagctccagcagggggcgtccACTTCTGGAATGGGGACCAGTGCCTCCCCCTTCTGTCCTATGACCCCCATGACTCCCATGACCCCTGTGACCGAGAGATCAGGGATCATCCCACAGTTACA GAACATCGTGTCCACTGTGAACCTGTGTTGTCCTCTGGACCTAAAGTTCATCGCCCTGCAGGCCAGAAATGCAGAATACAACCCAAAG CGTTTCGCGGCTGTCATCATGAGGATCCGCGAGCCTCGGACCACAGCACTGATCTTCAGCTCAGGGAAGATGGTCTGTACCGGGGCCAAGAG TGAGGAGCAGTCGCGGCTGGCAGCCAGGAAATACGCCCGGGTGGTGCAGAAACTTGGTTTCCCCGCTCGCTTCATGGACTTTAAAATCCAGAACATGGTGGCCAGCTGTGACGTCTTCTTCCCCATCCGACTGGAGGGACTGGTTCTGACCCACCAGCAGTTCAGCAG TTACGAACCAGAGCTGTTTCCAGGCCTCATCTACCGGATGGTGAAACCTCGCATCGTCCTGCTCATCTTCGTGTCGGGGAAAGTGGTTCTGACCG GAGCTAAAGAACGAGCTGAGATCTACGAGGCGTTCGAGAACATTTATCCGATCCTGAGAGGCTTCAGGAAGCA CGTCATTACATAA
- the tbpl2 gene encoding TATA box-binding protein-like 2 isoform X3: MLGEELGLQDPAPPRQDASHLSAKAGPRGEQGEELDLSFLPDELSTQDDTAAAAESQTAADTSHDSGICPDYNSQDSTAAELQQGASTSGMGTSASPFCPMTPMTPMTPVTERSGIIPQLQNIVSTVNLCCPLDLKFIALQARNAEYNPKVLTMSQCQCQSVVNVTLENMSLFIMVFQRFAAVIMRIREPRTTALIFSSGKMVCTGAKSEEQSRLAARKYARVVQKLGFPARFMDFKIQNMVASCDVFFPIRLEGLVLTHQQFSSYEPELFPGLIYRMVKPRIVLLIFVSGKVVLTGNETLHVVDYNDLYHMTTRSVVTLLLHLWKLCV, encoded by the exons ATGTTGGGGGAGGAGCTGGGTCTACaagaccccgcccccccccggcAAGACGCCTCTCACCTGTCAGCGAAGGCGGGGCCACGcggagagcagggggaggagctaGACCTCAGTTTTCTACCTGATGAGCTCAGCACACAGGATgacacag ctgctgcagcagagtctCAAACTGCAGCTGACACGTCTCACGACAGCGGCATCTGTCCGGACTACAACTCCCAGGAttccacagcagcagagctccagcagggggcgtccACTTCTGGAATGGGGACCAGTGCCTCCCCCTTCTGTCCTATGACCCCCATGACTCCCATGACCCCTGTGACCGAGAGATCAGGGATCATCCCACAGTTACA GAACATCGTGTCCACTGTGAACCTGTGTTGTCCTCTGGACCTAAAGTTCATCGCCCTGCAGGCCAGAAATGCAGAATACAACCCAAAGGTTCTGACGATGTCCCAATGTCAGTGTCAGTCTGTTGTAAACGTGACTTTGGAAAATATGTCGCTGTTCATTATGGTGTTTCAGCGTTTCGCGGCTGTCATCATGAGGATCCGCGAGCCTCGGACCACAGCACTGATCTTCAGCTCAGGGAAGATGGTCTGTACCGGGGCCAAGAG TGAGGAGCAGTCGCGGCTGGCAGCCAGGAAATACGCCCGGGTGGTGCAGAAACTTGGTTTCCCCGCTCGCTTCATGGACTTTAAAATCCAGAACATGGTGGCCAGCTGTGACGTCTTCTTCCCCATCCGACTGGAGGGACTGGTTCTGACCCACCAGCAGTTCAGCAG TTACGAACCAGAGCTGTTTCCAGGCCTCATCTACCGGATGGTGAAACCTCGCATCGTCCTGCTCATCTTCGTGTCGGGGAAAGTGGTTCTGACCGGTAACGAAACTCTCCACGTGGTTGATTACAATGATCTGTATCACATGACCACGAGGTCTGTGGTCACTCTTCTTCTGCACCTGTGGAAACTCTGCGTTTAG
- the tbpl2 gene encoding TATA box-binding protein-like 2 isoform X4 — translation MDESALERYFDDSIANESSFMLGEELGLQDPAPPRQDASHLSAKAGPRGEQGEELDLSFLPDELSTQDDTAAAAESQTAADTSHDSGICPDYNSQDSTAAELQQGASTSGMGTSASPFCPMTPMTPMTPVTERSGIIPQLQNIVSTVNLCCPLDLKFIALQARNAEYNPKRFAAVIMRIREPRTTALIFSSGKMVCTGAKSEEQSRLAARKYARVVQKLGFPARFMDFKIQNMVASCDVFFPIRLEGLVLTHQQFSSYEPELFPGLIYRMVKPRIVLLIFVSGKVVLTGNETLHVVDYNDLYHMTTRSVVTLLLHLWKLCV, via the exons ATGGACGAGTCGGCGTTGGAGCGTTACTTCGATGACTCCATTGCAAAT GAATCCAGCTTCATGTTGGGGGAGGAGCTGGGTCTACaagaccccgcccccccccggcAAGACGCCTCTCACCTGTCAGCGAAGGCGGGGCCACGcggagagcagggggaggagctaGACCTCAGTTTTCTACCTGATGAGCTCAGCACACAGGATgacacag ctgctgcagcagagtctCAAACTGCAGCTGACACGTCTCACGACAGCGGCATCTGTCCGGACTACAACTCCCAGGAttccacagcagcagagctccagcagggggcgtccACTTCTGGAATGGGGACCAGTGCCTCCCCCTTCTGTCCTATGACCCCCATGACTCCCATGACCCCTGTGACCGAGAGATCAGGGATCATCCCACAGTTACA GAACATCGTGTCCACTGTGAACCTGTGTTGTCCTCTGGACCTAAAGTTCATCGCCCTGCAGGCCAGAAATGCAGAATACAACCCAAAG CGTTTCGCGGCTGTCATCATGAGGATCCGCGAGCCTCGGACCACAGCACTGATCTTCAGCTCAGGGAAGATGGTCTGTACCGGGGCCAAGAG TGAGGAGCAGTCGCGGCTGGCAGCCAGGAAATACGCCCGGGTGGTGCAGAAACTTGGTTTCCCCGCTCGCTTCATGGACTTTAAAATCCAGAACATGGTGGCCAGCTGTGACGTCTTCTTCCCCATCCGACTGGAGGGACTGGTTCTGACCCACCAGCAGTTCAGCAG TTACGAACCAGAGCTGTTTCCAGGCCTCATCTACCGGATGGTGAAACCTCGCATCGTCCTGCTCATCTTCGTGTCGGGGAAAGTGGTTCTGACCGGTAACGAAACTCTCCACGTGGTTGATTACAATGATCTGTATCACATGACCACGAGGTCTGTGGTCACTCTTCTTCTGCACCTGTGGAAACTCTGCGTTTAG
- the tbpl2 gene encoding TATA box-binding protein-like 2 isoform X1 — protein sequence MDESALERYFDDSIANESSFMLGEELGLQDPAPPRQDASHLSAKAGPRGEQGEELDLSFLPDELSTQDDTAAAAESQTAADTSHDSGICPDYNSQDSTAAELQQGASTSGMGTSASPFCPMTPMTPMTPVTERSGIIPQLQNIVSTVNLCCPLDLKFIALQARNAEYNPKVLTMSQCQCQSVVNVTLENMSLFIMVFQRFAAVIMRIREPRTTALIFSSGKMVCTGAKSEEQSRLAARKYARVVQKLGFPARFMDFKIQNMVASCDVFFPIRLEGLVLTHQQFSSYEPELFPGLIYRMVKPRIVLLIFVSGKVVLTGNETLHVVDYNDLYHMTTRSVVTLLLHLWKLCV from the exons ATGGACGAGTCGGCGTTGGAGCGTTACTTCGATGACTCCATTGCAAAT GAATCCAGCTTCATGTTGGGGGAGGAGCTGGGTCTACaagaccccgcccccccccggcAAGACGCCTCTCACCTGTCAGCGAAGGCGGGGCCACGcggagagcagggggaggagctaGACCTCAGTTTTCTACCTGATGAGCTCAGCACACAGGATgacacag ctgctgcagcagagtctCAAACTGCAGCTGACACGTCTCACGACAGCGGCATCTGTCCGGACTACAACTCCCAGGAttccacagcagcagagctccagcagggggcgtccACTTCTGGAATGGGGACCAGTGCCTCCCCCTTCTGTCCTATGACCCCCATGACTCCCATGACCCCTGTGACCGAGAGATCAGGGATCATCCCACAGTTACA GAACATCGTGTCCACTGTGAACCTGTGTTGTCCTCTGGACCTAAAGTTCATCGCCCTGCAGGCCAGAAATGCAGAATACAACCCAAAGGTTCTGACGATGTCCCAATGTCAGTGTCAGTCTGTTGTAAACGTGACTTTGGAAAATATGTCGCTGTTCATTATGGTGTTTCAGCGTTTCGCGGCTGTCATCATGAGGATCCGCGAGCCTCGGACCACAGCACTGATCTTCAGCTCAGGGAAGATGGTCTGTACCGGGGCCAAGAG TGAGGAGCAGTCGCGGCTGGCAGCCAGGAAATACGCCCGGGTGGTGCAGAAACTTGGTTTCCCCGCTCGCTTCATGGACTTTAAAATCCAGAACATGGTGGCCAGCTGTGACGTCTTCTTCCCCATCCGACTGGAGGGACTGGTTCTGACCCACCAGCAGTTCAGCAG TTACGAACCAGAGCTGTTTCCAGGCCTCATCTACCGGATGGTGAAACCTCGCATCGTCCTGCTCATCTTCGTGTCGGGGAAAGTGGTTCTGACCGGTAACGAAACTCTCCACGTGGTTGATTACAATGATCTGTATCACATGACCACGAGGTCTGTGGTCACTCTTCTTCTGCACCTGTGGAAACTCTGCGTTTAG
- the tbpl2 gene encoding TATA box-binding protein-like 2 isoform X6: protein MDESALERYFDDSIANESSFMLGEELGLQDPAPPRQDASHLSAKAGPRGEQGEELDLSFLPDELSTQDDTAAAAESQTAADTSHDSGICPDYNSQDSTAAELQQGASTSGMGTSASPFCPMTPMTPMTPVTERSGIIPQLQNIVSTVNLCCPLDLKFIALQARNAEYNPKVLTMSQCQCQSVVNVTLENMSLFIMVFQRFAAVIMRIREPRTTALIFSSGKMVCTGAKSEEQSRLAARKYARVVQKLGFPARFMDFKIQNMVASCDVFFPIRLEGLVLTHQQFSRFTMKLDSNTVEP from the exons ATGGACGAGTCGGCGTTGGAGCGTTACTTCGATGACTCCATTGCAAAT GAATCCAGCTTCATGTTGGGGGAGGAGCTGGGTCTACaagaccccgcccccccccggcAAGACGCCTCTCACCTGTCAGCGAAGGCGGGGCCACGcggagagcagggggaggagctaGACCTCAGTTTTCTACCTGATGAGCTCAGCACACAGGATgacacag ctgctgcagcagagtctCAAACTGCAGCTGACACGTCTCACGACAGCGGCATCTGTCCGGACTACAACTCCCAGGAttccacagcagcagagctccagcagggggcgtccACTTCTGGAATGGGGACCAGTGCCTCCCCCTTCTGTCCTATGACCCCCATGACTCCCATGACCCCTGTGACCGAGAGATCAGGGATCATCCCACAGTTACA GAACATCGTGTCCACTGTGAACCTGTGTTGTCCTCTGGACCTAAAGTTCATCGCCCTGCAGGCCAGAAATGCAGAATACAACCCAAAGGTTCTGACGATGTCCCAATGTCAGTGTCAGTCTGTTGTAAACGTGACTTTGGAAAATATGTCGCTGTTCATTATGGTGTTTCAGCGTTTCGCGGCTGTCATCATGAGGATCCGCGAGCCTCGGACCACAGCACTGATCTTCAGCTCAGGGAAGATGGTCTGTACCGGGGCCAAGAG TGAGGAGCAGTCGCGGCTGGCAGCCAGGAAATACGCCCGGGTGGTGCAGAAACTTGGTTTCCCCGCTCGCTTCATGGACTTTAAAATCCAGAACATGGTGGCCAGCTGTGACGTCTTCTTCCCCATCCGACTGGAGGGACTGGTTCTGACCCACCAGCAGTTCAGCAG ATTCACGATGAAACTTGATTCAAACACAGTTGAGCCTTGA
- the jmjd7 gene encoding bifunctional peptidase and (3S)-lysyl hydroxylase JMJD7 isoform X1 yields the protein MRHGSARIEEMNINDDSFITEHRNKMDPVKKRLTEFSLEAHDLYLNRSVPYLDEPPDSLQFHRDWIGPNKPCIIRNALGHWPALTRWTPQYLREKVGSKVISVAVTPTGFADAVDGDRFVMPEERRMTFSSVLDIIEGKVCSSGVYYIQKQSSNLLDELPELTDDLERHVPWMSAALGKLPDAVNFWLGESNAVTSMHKDHYENLYCVISGEKNFILLPPTDRPFIPYGVYQPAVYHQRDDGEFEVLDQRDCEKVPWIPLDPLDPDLDRYPQYRQARPLHCSVKAGEMLYLPSLWFHHVQQSHGCVAVNFWYDMEYDIKYNYYQLLESLCDITAVTSPLWDVTAVRREGGINTVDKV from the exons ATGCGGCATGGCAGCGCGAGGATAGAAgagatgaatattaatgatgatTCTTTTATAACTGAACACAGAAACAAGATGGATCCTGTGAAGAAACGACTGACTGAGTTTTCACTGGAGGCTCATG ATCTGTACCTGAACCGGTCCGTGCCGTACCTGGACGAGCCTCCAGACTCACTGCAGTTCCATCGCGACTGGATCGGACCCAACAAACCGTGCATCATCCGCAACGCACTGGGCCACTGGCCGGCGCTGACCCGGTGGACGCCACAGTACCTGAG GGAGAAggtggggtcaaaggtcatcagcGTGGCAGTGACCCCGACTGGCTTCGCCGACGCCGTCGACGGGGATCGATTCGTCATGCCTGAAGAGAGAAGGATGACCTTCTCCTCCGTCCTGGACATCATCGAGGGGAAG gtgTGTTCCTCTGGTGTGTATTACATCCAGAAGCAGAGCTCCAATCTGCTGGACGAGCTGCCGGAGCTCACCGACGACCTGGAGCGTCACGTTCCCTGGATGAGCGCCGCGCTTG gAAAGTTACCAGATGCTGTGAACTTCTGGCTTGGAGAATCGAACGCTGTCACCtcca tgcacaAAGATCACTATGAGAATCTTTACTGTGTGATCTCTGGAGAGAAGAACTTCATCCTGCTGCCGCCCACAGATCGGCCCTTCATCCCTTACG GTGTGTATCAGCCAGCGGTTTATCATCAGCGAGATGACGGCGAGTTTGAGGTTCTGGATCAGAGAGACTGTGAGAAG GTGCCGTGGATCCCCCTGGACCCCCTGGACCCGGACCTGGACCGGTACCCTCAGTACCGCCAGGCTAGGCCGCTTCACTGCAGCGTGAAGGCTGGCGAGATGCTCTACCTGCCATCGCTCTGGTTCCATCATGTGCAGCAGTCACACGGCTGTGTCGCAG tgaaCTTCTGGTACGACATGGAGTACGACATCAAGTACAACTACTACCAGCTGCTGGAGTCGCTGTGCGACATCACCGCTGTGACATCACCGCTGTGGGACGTCACCGctgtgaggagggagggaggaataaatactgttgataaagtttaa
- the jmjd7 gene encoding bifunctional peptidase and (3S)-lysyl hydroxylase JMJD7 isoform X2 → MVRRSRVLTSRDLYLNRSVPYLDEPPDSLQFHRDWIGPNKPCIIRNALGHWPALTRWTPQYLREKVGSKVISVAVTPTGFADAVDGDRFVMPEERRMTFSSVLDIIEGKVCSSGVYYIQKQSSNLLDELPELTDDLERHVPWMSAALGKLPDAVNFWLGESNAVTSMHKDHYENLYCVISGEKNFILLPPTDRPFIPYGVYQPAVYHQRDDGEFEVLDQRDCEKVPWIPLDPLDPDLDRYPQYRQARPLHCSVKAGEMLYLPSLWFHHVQQSHGCVAVNFWYDMEYDIKYNYYQLLESLCDITAVTSPLWDVTAVRREGGINTVDKV, encoded by the exons ATGGTGAGAAGGTCCAGAGTTCTGACGTCACGAG ATCTGTACCTGAACCGGTCCGTGCCGTACCTGGACGAGCCTCCAGACTCACTGCAGTTCCATCGCGACTGGATCGGACCCAACAAACCGTGCATCATCCGCAACGCACTGGGCCACTGGCCGGCGCTGACCCGGTGGACGCCACAGTACCTGAG GGAGAAggtggggtcaaaggtcatcagcGTGGCAGTGACCCCGACTGGCTTCGCCGACGCCGTCGACGGGGATCGATTCGTCATGCCTGAAGAGAGAAGGATGACCTTCTCCTCCGTCCTGGACATCATCGAGGGGAAG gtgTGTTCCTCTGGTGTGTATTACATCCAGAAGCAGAGCTCCAATCTGCTGGACGAGCTGCCGGAGCTCACCGACGACCTGGAGCGTCACGTTCCCTGGATGAGCGCCGCGCTTG gAAAGTTACCAGATGCTGTGAACTTCTGGCTTGGAGAATCGAACGCTGTCACCtcca tgcacaAAGATCACTATGAGAATCTTTACTGTGTGATCTCTGGAGAGAAGAACTTCATCCTGCTGCCGCCCACAGATCGGCCCTTCATCCCTTACG GTGTGTATCAGCCAGCGGTTTATCATCAGCGAGATGACGGCGAGTTTGAGGTTCTGGATCAGAGAGACTGTGAGAAG GTGCCGTGGATCCCCCTGGACCCCCTGGACCCGGACCTGGACCGGTACCCTCAGTACCGCCAGGCTAGGCCGCTTCACTGCAGCGTGAAGGCTGGCGAGATGCTCTACCTGCCATCGCTCTGGTTCCATCATGTGCAGCAGTCACACGGCTGTGTCGCAG tgaaCTTCTGGTACGACATGGAGTACGACATCAAGTACAACTACTACCAGCTGCTGGAGTCGCTGTGCGACATCACCGCTGTGACATCACCGCTGTGGGACGTCACCGctgtgaggagggagggaggaataaatactgttgataaagtttaa